A stretch of the Planctomycetota bacterium genome encodes the following:
- a CDS encoding HAMP domain-containing sensor histidine kinase, giving the protein MNDAMEHHPDRDPKPSARRGGAAPPPAAAGSVPVADRLTTLAHDLNGLLDGSMRQLTLAQRSLDAEVSTADADDLDSARKHVATAYSALERMCDLLHATLTGSLGAAGSPTITKGAPITLGEAAEHAVSVLAPAAAEVRANLELQIDAEAGVIPAGAIYPLLLNGIRNAIEAIERGGRGGVVRVEVAVEPGDDADGVRIEIVDDGAGVDGELPAGRLFEPGVTSKREGFGLGLAICAEVVSDMGGSIELGPSGSGGGAVLRVRYPVPQDHGSTSIG; this is encoded by the coding sequence ATGAATGATGCGATGGAGCATCATCCCGATCGCGATCCGAAGCCGTCCGCCCGCCGTGGTGGGGCCGCCCCGCCGCCCGCCGCCGCGGGCTCGGTGCCCGTGGCCGACCGGCTGACCACGCTGGCGCACGATCTCAACGGCCTGCTCGATGGGTCCATGCGGCAGCTCACGCTGGCGCAGCGGTCGCTCGACGCCGAGGTCAGCACCGCCGATGCGGACGACCTCGACAGTGCCCGCAAGCACGTCGCGACGGCGTACTCGGCCCTCGAGCGGATGTGCGACCTGCTGCACGCGACGCTGACGGGTTCGCTGGGGGCCGCGGGCTCGCCGACGATCACCAAGGGCGCGCCCATCACGCTGGGCGAGGCGGCCGAGCACGCCGTCTCGGTGCTGGCGCCGGCGGCGGCCGAGGTGCGGGCCAACCTTGAACTGCAGATCGACGCCGAGGCGGGCGTCATCCCCGCGGGTGCGATCTATCCGCTGCTGCTCAACGGCATCCGCAACGCCATCGAGGCCATCGAGCGGGGCGGCCGGGGCGGCGTGGTTCGCGTCGAGGTCGCGGTTGAGCCGGGGGACGACGCCGACGGCGTCCGCATCGAGATCGTCGACGACGGCGCGGGCGTCGACGGCGAGCTGCCGGCGGGGCGGCTGTTCGAGCCGGGCGTGACCTCCAAGCGGGAGGGTTTCGGGCTCGGGCTGGCGATCTGCGCCGAGGTCGTCTCCGACATGGGCGGCTCGATCGAGCTGGGGCCGTCCGGCTCGGGCGGCGGGGCGGTGCTGCGGGTCCGCTACCCCGTGCCGCAGGACCACGGCAGCACGAGCATCGGCTAG
- a CDS encoding sigma-54 dependent transcriptional regulator, with translation MAATAELDGSPPKASTDRRKVLVVDDDPIVAESLAEFLKREGYEAATALDGAEALEALAEAEQHTDAPDRVPEAFDLVICDVSMPGLNGMELLQRIQKEYDAAVIMLTGYGTIESAVEALRLGASDYLTKPVVDAELRVSLERALRQHVLLSENRRLKKQLAGRYGLEGIVGRDHRIQRLFELIEAVAPSRTTVLMTGESGVGKSLVARAIHQNSPRRDEPFVEISCGSIPETLLESELFGHVKGAFTGAHADKAGRFLAADGGTLFLDEINSASPAMQLKLLRVLQERRFEPVGSNETIEVDTRVVLASNQPLEELVAEGRFRQDLYYRINVVKIEIPPLRDRVNDVPVLAKHFLEANADELGKALLGFSNEAMDALRRYSYPGNVRELQNIVERAAVLTRTPTIGLDDLPQQVIENATGPLGPRPAAAEDDRPWVATPLVDALREPERRIIRRALRANEWNRQKTADDLGINRTTLYKKMKALGLDGPEDA, from the coding sequence ATGGCGGCAACCGCAGAACTCGACGGCAGCCCGCCGAAGGCCTCCACCGATCGGCGGAAGGTGCTCGTGGTCGACGACGATCCCATCGTCGCCGAGTCGCTCGCCGAGTTCCTCAAGCGTGAGGGCTACGAAGCGGCGACGGCGCTCGACGGGGCCGAGGCGCTCGAGGCGCTCGCCGAGGCCGAGCAGCACACCGACGCGCCCGATCGCGTGCCCGAGGCCTTCGACCTGGTGATCTGCGACGTGTCCATGCCCGGGCTCAACGGCATGGAGCTGCTGCAGCGCATCCAGAAGGAGTACGACGCGGCGGTCATCATGCTGACGGGCTACGGCACGATCGAGTCGGCGGTGGAGGCGCTCCGTCTGGGCGCCAGCGACTACCTGACCAAGCCCGTGGTCGATGCCGAGCTGCGGGTCTCGCTCGAGCGGGCGCTGCGGCAGCACGTGCTGCTGAGCGAGAACCGGCGACTCAAGAAGCAGCTCGCGGGCCGGTATGGGCTGGAGGGCATTGTCGGGCGGGACCACCGCATCCAGCGGTTGTTCGAGCTGATCGAGGCCGTGGCGCCCAGCCGCACCACCGTGCTGATGACTGGCGAGAGCGGCGTGGGCAAGAGCCTGGTGGCGCGGGCAATCCACCAGAACAGCCCGAGGCGGGACGAGCCCTTCGTCGAGATCTCCTGCGGCTCCATCCCCGAGACGCTGCTGGAGAGCGAACTGTTCGGCCACGTCAAGGGCGCCTTCACCGGCGCGCACGCGGACAAGGCCGGGCGTTTCCTCGCGGCCGACGGCGGCACGCTGTTCCTCGACGAGATCAACAGCGCGAGCCCCGCGATGCAGCTCAAGCTGCTCCGCGTGCTGCAGGAGCGGCGCTTCGAGCCGGTGGGCAGCAACGAGACCATCGAGGTCGACACGCGGGTCGTGCTGGCCAGCAACCAGCCGCTGGAGGAGCTGGTCGCGGAGGGCCGCTTCCGGCAGGACCTCTACTACCGCATCAACGTCGTCAAGATCGAGATCCCGCCGCTGCGGGACCGCGTCAACGACGTGCCGGTGCTCGCCAAGCACTTCCTGGAAGCGAACGCCGACGAGCTGGGCAAGGCGCTGCTGGGCTTCAGCAACGAGGCGATGGACGCCCTGCGGCGGTACAGCTACCCCGGCAACGTGCGCGAGTTGCAGAACATCGTCGAGCGAGCGGCGGTGCTGACGCGGACGCCGACCATCGGCCTCGACGACCTGCCCCAGCAGGTGATCGAGAACGCGACGGGCCCGCTGGGCCCCAGGCCGGCGGCGGCAGAGGACGATCGGCCGTGGGTGGCCACGCCGCTGGTCGACGCGCTCCGCGAGCCCGAGCGGCGGATCATCCGGCGGGCGCTGCGGGCCAACGAGTGGAACCGCCAGAAGACCGCCGACGACCTGGGCATCAACCGCACGACGCTCTACAAGAAGATGAAGGCGCTGGGGCTGGACGGGCCCGAGGACGCGTAG
- a CDS encoding exodeoxyribonuclease III — protein MRIVTWNVNGIRSAAKRGLRERLDAIDADVLLLQEVRAEPEQVPQELFDDGGWHATWNPAERKGYSGTALLSRVKPKRVRIGLDGEPDDEGRIVLGELPGLLVVSAYLPSGTSGEHRQAVKDEWLPRFAGWIEPLRRKRTPVILGGDFNVAHTERDIFHWRSNRTTSGFLPHERAWIGGVLDAGWRDLIREKHGDVDGPYSWWSMRGQAWARDRGWRIDYLLANPAAAKRVRDCRIDRDAAAGISDHAPVIVDLDLAAK, from the coding sequence ATGCGCATCGTGACCTGGAATGTCAACGGGATCCGGTCGGCGGCCAAGCGCGGCCTGCGGGAGCGGCTCGACGCGATCGACGCCGACGTGCTGCTGCTCCAGGAGGTTCGGGCGGAGCCCGAGCAGGTTCCGCAGGAACTCTTCGATGATGGCGGCTGGCACGCCACCTGGAACCCCGCCGAGCGGAAGGGCTATTCGGGCACGGCGTTGCTCTCGCGTGTGAAGCCGAAGCGTGTTCGGATCGGCCTCGATGGCGAGCCCGACGACGAGGGCCGCATCGTGCTGGGCGAGCTGCCCGGCCTGCTGGTGGTGAGCGCGTACCTGCCGTCGGGCACCTCGGGCGAGCACCGGCAGGCCGTGAAGGACGAATGGCTGCCGAGGTTCGCCGGGTGGATCGAGCCGCTCCGCCGCAAGCGCACGCCGGTGATCCTGGGCGGCGACTTCAACGTCGCGCACACCGAGCGGGACATCTTCCACTGGCGGAGCAACCGCACCACCAGCGGCTTCCTGCCGCACGAGCGCGCGTGGATCGGCGGCGTGCTCGACGCGGGCTGGCGGGACCTGATCCGTGAGAAGCACGGCGACGTCGACGGGCCGTACTCGTGGTGGTCCATGCGTGGGCAGGCCTGGGCGAGGGACCGTGGCTGGCGGATCGACTACCTGCTGGCGAACCCGGCGGCGGCGAAGCGCGTGCGGGACTGCCGCATCGACCGCGACGCGGCGGCGGGCATCTCCGACCACGCACCAGTGATCGTGGACCTCGATCTGGCCGCGAAATAG